A single window of Candidatus Saccharibacteria bacterium DNA harbors:
- a CDS encoding AAA family ATPase: protein MKQSQALDVMLLGHNVYLTGAAGSGKTFVLNKFIGILRKNKIKVAVTASTGIAATHLGGMTIHSWSGIGIADQLTDQEIIRLKSKAKLVKSLKSTKVLIIDEISMLDGKRLDLIDRVCSELREDDKPFGGLQVVLSGDLFQLPPVDRRGQVSFVFESEAWERMNLKICYLAEQHRQEDDRLLVILNAIRDQSVTIDHISSLDARYIEDQLPENQLVTRLYTHNAQVDQINQDQLRQIGGEEVSYQLESHGNKRVIESMVASCLAPETLNLKIGARVMFVANNPAEGYYNGTLGRVIGFDPADYPIVRTNNREITVTPFSWKMQDGDRTVAEINQLPLRLAWAITIHKSQGMSLDAAEIDLGRSFEPGMGYVALSRVRSLEGVYIRGINDRALEVSPVVAKLDQKLIERSRATQAELVKISQSKLSKLHQRVQVALKSDEDKLLDNYDPELFESLKNWRTKQARIKEVPAYIVLSDNTLKLIAATNPTDPKSLSGIKGIGQQKLDEYGGKILEIVSEYLVKH from the coding sequence ATGAAACAAAGTCAGGCACTAGATGTAATGCTACTAGGACACAATGTCTATCTGACTGGGGCGGCAGGGAGTGGCAAGACATTTGTACTCAACAAGTTTATCGGCATATTGCGTAAAAATAAGATCAAAGTAGCTGTGACAGCGAGTACTGGGATAGCTGCTACCCACCTCGGAGGAATGACCATCCATTCTTGGTCGGGGATTGGCATAGCAGATCAGTTGACCGATCAAGAGATCATTAGATTGAAAAGTAAAGCAAAGCTTGTCAAAAGTCTCAAGTCAACCAAAGTCTTAATCATCGATGAGATCTCAATGTTAGACGGTAAGAGACTAGATTTAATTGATCGGGTTTGTTCGGAGTTACGAGAGGATGATAAACCTTTTGGCGGGTTGCAGGTAGTTCTGTCTGGGGATTTATTCCAGTTGCCTCCAGTCGATCGGAGGGGTCAAGTCAGTTTTGTATTTGAATCAGAAGCTTGGGAGAGGATGAATCTAAAGATTTGTTACCTAGCTGAACAACATCGTCAGGAAGATGATCGGCTCTTAGTTATTCTCAATGCAATTCGAGATCAATCAGTTACGATAGATCATATTAGTAGCCTGGATGCTCGGTATATCGAAGATCAGTTACCCGAAAATCAGCTGGTCACTCGACTCTACACACACAATGCTCAAGTCGATCAGATCAATCAAGATCAACTAAGGCAGATTGGAGGTGAAGAAGTCAGTTACCAGCTAGAAAGCCATGGTAACAAGCGGGTGATTGAGTCAATGGTTGCTAGCTGTCTTGCTCCTGAGACATTAAACCTAAAGATTGGGGCAAGGGTGATGTTTGTCGCCAACAATCCAGCGGAAGGTTATTATAATGGTACTTTAGGTAGAGTCATAGGATTTGATCCGGCGGATTATCCGATTGTGAGGACTAATAATAGGGAAATAACCGTGACTCCATTTAGTTGGAAGATGCAAGATGGTGATAGGACTGTAGCTGAGATCAATCAGCTACCACTTAGGTTAGCTTGGGCTATTACTATCCATAAGAGTCAAGGTATGAGTCTAGATGCAGCTGAGATAGATCTGGGTAGATCATTTGAGCCAGGTATGGGGTATGTAGCCCTGTCTAGGGTTCGCTCGCTAGAAGGTGTATATATCAGAGGAATCAATGATCGGGCATTGGAGGTCAGCCCAGTTGTAGCGAAGTTGGATCAAAAGCTGATTGAAAGATCGAGGGCTACGCAGGCTGAATTGGTCAAGATCTCTCAATCCAAGCTCAGTAAACTTCATCAGAGAGTTCAAGTGGCATTGAAATCAGATGAGGACAAGCTACTTGATAATTATGATCCAGAGCTTTTTGAGTCACTGAAAAATTGGAGGACAAAGCAGGCTAGAATTAAGGAAGTCCCAGCCTATATTGTATTGAGTGACAATACCCTGAAGCTAATTGCTGCTACTAATCCGACCGACCCTAAGTCATTATCAGGGATTAAGGGCATTGGTCAACAAAAGCTGGATGAATACGGGGGGAAGATTCTGGAGATAGTGAGTGAATACCTGGTGAAGCATTGA
- a CDS encoding WhiB family transcriptional regulator — MEQNWGEEYDGAVDTTFTRYDKSDGRKDSPVDYSDHPMPSDDSQAWREFAACSDKPTDLFFPGPTGSISPALRVCQGCPASIPCLNYALRHGVVDGVWGGVSARGRKQMTRALKI, encoded by the coding sequence ATGGAACAAAATTGGGGAGAAGAATATGATGGTGCGGTTGATACCACTTTTACTCGCTACGATAAGTCAGATGGAAGAAAAGATAGTCCTGTTGATTATTCTGATCATCCAATGCCTAGTGATGATAGCCAAGCTTGGCGTGAATTTGCAGCCTGTTCAGATAAGCCTACCGACTTATTTTTTCCAGGACCAACGGGGTCTATATCGCCGGCTCTAAGAGTTTGCCAAGGTTGCCCAGCTAGTATTCCATGTTTGAACTATGCGCTAAGACATGGGGTAGTGGATGGTGTTTGGGGTGGTGTATCAGCGAGAGGACGTAAACAAATGACTAGAGCACTTAAAATATAA